In one uncultured Methanoregula sp. genomic region, the following are encoded:
- a CDS encoding GTP-binding protein, whose translation MSSLEEQIKELEDELVKTPYNKATSKHIGRVKAKIARLKDEAVNRAMKAGGGGEGYSVKKSGDATAVLVGFPSTGKSTLLNKLTGTESAVGAYAFTTLTVVPGALEHKGAKIQLLDIPGLIAGAAMGKGRGKEVIAVVRGADIVIILVDVFNERHFDVLIKELYDAGIRINVPKPDITIKKSSHGGIRLNAVGTLDLDIEEVRSILAESKMMNADILIRGNATQDDLIDAVQGNRVYIPAFIAVNKVDLVDKERYLEIEHDIAERFGNPPLMISAAAGYHLEETKDAIYDCLGFIRVYLKPHGEEADLEEPLIIRKGSSVEDVCTKLHRDFVQKFRYARVWGKSVKHPGQRVGLTHRLIDSDLLTIIAER comes from the coding sequence ATGAGTAGTCTTGAGGAACAGATCAAGGAGCTTGAGGACGAGTTAGTCAAGACTCCCTATAACAAGGCTACGTCGAAGCATATCGGCAGGGTCAAGGCCAAGATCGCCCGGCTCAAGGACGAGGCGGTCAACCGCGCAATGAAAGCCGGGGGCGGCGGCGAAGGCTACTCGGTAAAAAAATCCGGTGATGCCACTGCCGTTCTTGTCGGGTTCCCGTCAACCGGTAAGAGCACGCTCTTAAACAAGCTGACCGGTACGGAAAGTGCTGTCGGTGCTTATGCGTTCACGACCCTCACCGTGGTACCCGGTGCTCTCGAACACAAGGGTGCGAAGATCCAGCTCCTCGATATCCCGGGACTTATTGCCGGCGCTGCGATGGGTAAGGGCCGTGGCAAGGAAGTGATCGCCGTTGTCCGCGGGGCCGACATCGTCATCATCCTCGTGGATGTCTTCAACGAGCGGCACTTCGATGTGCTCATCAAGGAACTCTACGATGCCGGTATCAGGATCAATGTCCCGAAGCCGGATATTACCATCAAGAAGTCCTCGCATGGCGGTATCCGGCTCAATGCGGTGGGAACGCTCGACCTCGATATCGAGGAAGTGCGGTCGATCCTTGCCGAGAGCAAGATGATGAACGCCGACATCCTGATCCGCGGCAATGCAACGCAGGACGATCTTATCGATGCCGTCCAGGGCAACCGCGTTTATATCCCGGCATTTATTGCCGTCAACAAGGTCGACCTCGTGGACAAGGAACGGTACCTGGAGATCGAACACGACATTGCCGAACGGTTTGGAAATCCGCCGCTCATGATCTCCGCTGCCGCGGGCTACCATCTCGAAGAGACCAAAGACGCAATTTATGATTGCCTGGGATTCATCCGGGTCTATCTCAAGCCCCACGGGGAAGAAGCTGACCTTGAAGAACCGCTCATTATCCGGAAAGGCAGCAGCGTTGAGGATGTCTGTACCAAGCTCCACCGGGACTTTGTCCAGAAATTCCGGTACGCCCGGGTCTGGGGAAAATCCGTCAAGCACCCCGGCCAGCGTGTCGGGCTCACTCACCGGCTTATTGATTCAGATCTCCTGACGATCATTGCCGAGCGCTGA